One part of the Caldisericum sp. genome encodes these proteins:
- a CDS encoding ATP-binding cassette domain-containing protein, whose product MLEFRSVSFSYGGDSPLVLKDVSFTLKRGEFISVIGSNGSGKSTIARLANGLLLSSEGDVFLEGKSLKDFDVNRIAKFKVGVVFQNPDNQFVGITVEDDLAFGLENMGLDRSEIRERILDIADKLNLKTFLHFPPTLLSGGEKQKVALASVLVLEPDFIVFDEVTSLLDPVNRRNTLKLILKMGEGKGILYITHHPEETVFSDNIIVLNDGRIVKTGTPYEVFSDIEFLSSVNVSNLNEAILSKKLLDKKIVNRFSLDLNEIVNELCSN is encoded by the coding sequence ATGCTTGAATTTCGTAGTGTCTCCTTCTCTTACGGTGGAGACAGCCCCCTTGTCCTTAAGGATGTTAGCTTTACTCTTAAGAGAGGGGAGTTTATATCAGTAATTGGCTCCAATGGTTCAGGAAAATCTACCATAGCCCGTCTTGCAAACGGGCTTTTATTATCTTCTGAGGGAGATGTTTTCTTAGAAGGAAAGTCCCTTAAGGATTTTGATGTTAATAGAATTGCAAAGTTTAAGGTAGGAGTTGTTTTTCAAAACCCTGATAACCAGTTTGTAGGTATTACAGTAGAGGACGACCTTGCCTTTGGGCTTGAAAATATGGGGCTTGATAGGTCAGAAATTAGAGAAAGAATTCTTGATATTGCAGATAAACTCAATCTAAAGACTTTTTTGCATTTTCCACCGACACTCCTCTCCGGAGGAGAAAAGCAAAAAGTAGCACTTGCCTCTGTTTTGGTTCTTGAACCTGACTTTATAGTTTTTGACGAGGTTACATCCCTTCTCGATCCTGTAAATAGAAGGAATACCTTAAAATTGATTTTAAAAATGGGAGAAGGGAAGGGAATACTTTATATAACTCATCATCCAGAAGAAACAGTTTTTTCAGACAATATAATAGTTCTTAACGATGGACGTATTGTTAAAACTGGAACGCCTTACGAAGTTTTTAGCGATATAGAATTTCTTTCAAGTGTTAATGTATCAAATTTGAATGAGGCGATACTTTCGAAAAAACTTCTCGACAAGAAAATCGTTAATAGGTTTTCTCTTGATTTAAATGAAATTGTAAATGAACTATGCTCGAATTGA
- the rplQ gene encoding 50S ribosomal protein L17, with protein sequence MNHGIALRKLGFYPSYRKSVLRNLATSLILNGRIETTEARAKEVRRIVDKLITKAKDDNLNTRRYAHSVLFDKEAVYKLFELAKEYKDRPGGYTRILKLAKFRRGDGTPLVIIELVKE encoded by the coding sequence ATGAATCACGGAATAGCGCTTAGAAAATTGGGCTTTTATCCAAGTTATAGAAAAAGTGTTTTAAGAAATCTTGCAACTTCCCTTATTCTGAATGGTAGAATCGAAACAACAGAGGCAAGGGCAAAAGAAGTTAGAAGAATTGTTGATAAACTCATAACAAAAGCGAAAGACGACAACCTCAATACAAGAAGGTATGCACACTCTGTATTGTTCGATAAAGAGGCAGTTTATAAGCTCTTCGAACTTGCAAAAGAGTACAAAGATAGACCAGGCGGCTATACAAGGATTTTGAAACTTGCTAAATTTAGGCGTGGAGATGGCACTCCCCTTGTTATTATTGAACTCGTTAAAGAATAA
- a CDS encoding DNA-directed RNA polymerase subunit alpha, protein MWRLESISLEVLKEEGNYGEFKFSPLESGFGLTLGTAIRRTLLSSIEGVAPVGIYIDGVIHEFSTIEGVVEDVEEIILNVKKLVISMEAIDKTVLRFEKTGVGELKASDLIHTSEVTIHNPDLHIATISSSKGRLSGEIYIRRGKGYLLEEAVEKLEDFPQIVIPIDANFSPVLKATFRVEPTRFEESVDFDALILGIQTKGNKSPRQCLVEAINVLLDYSNAFTKLLNGKKLSDISDEVKNMKVEELNLPERAYNVLVKNNINTVGDLIKYSAKDLLNLEKFGAASLKSVEEALNKLGLKLKE, encoded by the coding sequence ATGTGGCGATTAGAGAGTATTTCGCTTGAAGTTTTGAAGGAAGAAGGAAATTACGGGGAGTTCAAATTTTCTCCTCTCGAGAGTGGTTTTGGATTGACCCTGGGAACTGCTATAAGGAGAACTCTCCTTAGTTCAATTGAGGGAGTTGCTCCTGTAGGTATCTATATCGATGGTGTAATCCACGAGTTCTCTACCATCGAGGGAGTTGTGGAAGATGTTGAAGAGATAATTCTAAATGTTAAGAAACTCGTTATCTCAATGGAAGCTATAGATAAAACAGTTCTCAGGTTCGAAAAAACCGGTGTTGGTGAATTAAAAGCCTCCGACCTTATACATACAAGCGAAGTAACCATACACAATCCAGATTTACATATAGCAACAATTTCTTCTTCTAAAGGCAGGCTTTCTGGTGAAATATACATAAGAAGAGGCAAAGGATATCTGCTTGAAGAGGCAGTGGAGAAGTTAGAGGATTTTCCACAGATAGTTATACCTATCGATGCTAATTTTTCTCCTGTGCTTAAAGCAACTTTCAGAGTTGAGCCCACAAGATTTGAAGAATCAGTAGACTTTGACGCCCTTATTCTTGGTATTCAAACAAAGGGCAATAAATCACCAAGACAATGCCTTGTAGAAGCGATAAATGTGCTTCTTGACTATTCAAATGCCTTTACAAAATTACTAAATGGTAAGAAACTGAGTGATATATCAGATGAAGTAAAAAACATGAAGGTTGAAGAATTAAATCTTCCCGAGAGGGCATATAATGTCCTTGTAAAAAATAACATAAATACGGTTGGTGATTTGATTAAATATTCAGCAAAAGACTTATTAAACCTCGAGAAATTCGGTGCCGCTTCTCTTAAGAGTGTTGAGGAAGCACTGAACAAGTTAGGTTTAAAACTAAAAGAGTAG
- the rpsD gene encoding 30S ribosomal protein S4, whose protein sequence is MAVYNGPLCRICRAQQKKLFLKGDKCYTKSCPLEKGRGIPGQKQVVLHMNKPTDYKFHLMEKQKVKAMYGVLERQFRRYFDIAIRQKEIPTGDKLLELLERRLDNVVYRMGFAPNRRAARQIVSHGHILVNGKKVNIPSVILNKGDVVEVKESSRQIPVIKASLEERNTFPNWVEVNKDSFRGVVKELPNIKELALDVNPTLIVELYSK, encoded by the coding sequence ATGGCAGTATATAATGGACCCCTTTGCAGGATTTGTAGAGCACAACAGAAAAAACTTTTCTTAAAGGGAGATAAGTGCTACACAAAGAGTTGTCCTCTTGAAAAAGGTAGAGGAATTCCAGGTCAAAAGCAAGTTGTTCTCCATATGAACAAACCTACTGATTATAAGTTCCATTTGATGGAGAAACAAAAGGTAAAGGCAATGTACGGAGTCCTCGAAAGACAATTCAGAAGATATTTTGACATAGCGATAAGACAGAAGGAGATTCCGACTGGTGATAAATTGCTCGAACTTCTCGAAAGAAGATTGGATAATGTAGTATACAGAATGGGTTTTGCTCCTAATAGACGTGCAGCAAGACAAATTGTTTCTCACGGGCATATCCTTGTGAATGGTAAGAAAGTTAATATTCCATCAGTTATACTTAACAAGGGTGATGTTGTAGAGGTAAAGGAATCTTCAAGGCAAATTCCAGTAATCAAGGCTTCGCTCGAAGAGAGAAATACCTTCCCTAATTGGGTTGAAGTTAATAAGGATTCATTTAGAGGTGTTGTGAAGGAACTTCCTAACATTAAAGAACTTGCACTTGATGTCAATCCTACTTTAATCGTAGAATTGTACTCCAAGTAA
- the rpsK gene encoding 30S ribosomal protein S11, producing the protein MKKGKTSSKKKVQKIAGTAKVYINSTFNNTIVTVTDEQGNVVCWSSAGSNGFKGTKKGTPFAAQVAAQKAAEEAINLGAKRVSVLVKGGGPGREVAIRALQSAGLQIEEIKDITPIPHNGCRPRKLRRV; encoded by the coding sequence ATGAAAAAAGGAAAGACGAGTTCTAAAAAGAAAGTACAAAAGATAGCAGGTACTGCTAAAGTGTACATAAATTCTACTTTTAATAATACAATTGTTACAGTTACAGATGAGCAGGGCAATGTTGTATGCTGGTCATCTGCTGGAAGCAATGGTTTTAAAGGAACAAAGAAGGGAACACCATTTGCGGCACAAGTTGCAGCCCAAAAAGCAGCAGAGGAAGCAATTAACCTTGGAGCAAAAAGAGTTTCTGTACTCGTAAAGGGCGGCGGTCCTGGTAGAGAAGTTGCTATTAGAGCGCTTCAGTCTGCAGGATTACAGATTGAGGAGATAAAGGATATTACTCCTATTCCTCATAACGGTTGCAGACCGAGAAAATTAAGAAGGGTATAG